Below is a window of Paremcibacter congregatus DNA.
CGCCGATGCCCTTTCAGACATGGGGGGACTGGATTTCGTAAAATATCCGGGCAGGTCTGATTTTGCCCAGCATGAACTGGCCATGAAACAGATGAGTATGGGGGGCAGCATTATCGCGCTGCATGTGCCGGGCGGTCGGGAGCAGGCATTTAAATTCCTGAATGCCTTGGACATTATTGATATTTCCAATAATATTGGGGATGCGAAAAGTCTGATGACCCATCCGGCAAGTACGACACATGCCAGTGTGGCGAAAGAGAGCCGTCTTGAACTGGGCATCGATGAAGGCTTGCTGCGTTTGTCGGTCGGGCTGGAACATGCCGATGACTTGATCGAAGATTTGATCCAGGCGGCGGCTATTGCGCGTATAACGAAATAAGAAGAGCCAAAGTGCTCTTTGACACAAAAGCTATTTGGGCAAGGATATATGAGCAAGGACGAGGTTGATGTAATGACGATTGGCACACATGCTTATGAGGCAACGACTCATGGCGTGCGGGTCTCTGTTCAGCCTTTTTATCTCGAGGAAGAATCTGATCCGGAAGAAGGGCAGTTTTTCTGGGCATATCAGGTACAGATCGAGAATCTCGGTGATGAGACGGTGCAACTGAAAAGCCGTTACTGGCGCATTACGGATTCCCTGGGCAGAACCGAAGAAGTCCATGGTGACGGGGTCGTGGGGGAACAACCGATGATCGATCCCGGATATGTCTTTGAATATACCAGCGGTGCGCCACTGACCACAGCCTCCGGCTTTATGGGGGGATCTTATGAAATGCATAAGAACGACGGATCTGCGTTCGAAGTTGAAATCCCCAGTTTCTCGCTTGATAGCCCTTATAGCTCACATACAGTTAATTAAACGTACAGGACCAATCTTGTGAAAGATAATGTTAAACATCAGGGAATAATAAAACCGACTCAAAAGGAAGCCGAAGACGCTGTCCGTACTTTGCTGCGGTGGGCCGGGGATGATCCGGAGCGGGAAGGCCTGCTGGATACGCCAAAACGGGTGGCGAAATCTTACAAGGAATTTTTCCGCGGCTACGAAGAAGACCCCCGACAAACCCTGTCTCGTACTTTTGAAGAAGTTTGCGGGTATGACGAAATGATCGTGCTCAGGGATATTCCGTTTGAATCTCATTGTGAACACCATATGGCGCCAATCATTGGGCGGGCCCATGTGGGCTATTTGCCGGATCAGCGGGTCGTTGGCATCAGTAAACTGGCCCGGGTGGTGGAAACCTATGCCAAACGCCTTCAGGTGCAGGAAAAAATGACGGCGCAAATTGCCGACTGTATACAGGAGGTGCTGGAACCTCTTGGGGTTGGCGTGATTATTCAGGCGACACATGAGTGCATGTCGACGCGGGGCGTGCATACTCACGGGGTTTCCATGGTAACAAGCCGTATGGTCGGGGCGTTCCGCAAAGACGATAAAACCCGTCGTGAGTTTCTCGCGGTGGTAGGGACGTTTGATTCCCATAAAGGATAACCTCAAAGGGTGGCATAGGGATTGGTTGATCTAAGGCCTATATTTCTTATTAACGGGCTTTTCCTGCTTATTTTGGGGGTAGGGATGCTTTTCCCTGCGCTGGTCGATGTGGCTGTGGACAATCCGGACTGGCAGGTCTTTGCCATTTGTTCCGGTATTGTCATGTTTGTCGGCGGCATGCTGTTTCTGACCAACCGTGGTGAAGACAAGGAATTGTCTATTCAGCAGGCCTTTATCCTCACGGTGTCTACCTGGGTGGTGATTCCTGTGTTTGGGGCCCTGCCTTTTGTTTATTCCGATCTGGCGTTGAGCTATACAGATGCTTTCTTTGAAGCCATGTCCGGCTTGTCGACCACGGGGTCAACAGTTATTACCGGGCTTGATGGTGCGCCACCGGGTATTTTGCTGTGGCGGGCGTTGC
It encodes the following:
- the apaG gene encoding Co2+/Mg2+ efflux protein ApaG, which produces MSKDEVDVMTIGTHAYEATTHGVRVSVQPFYLEEESDPEEGQFFWAYQVQIENLGDETVQLKSRYWRITDSLGRTEEVHGDGVVGEQPMIDPGYVFEYTSGAPLTTASGFMGGSYEMHKNDGSAFEVEIPSFSLDSPYSSHTVN
- the folE gene encoding GTP cyclohydrolase I FolE, which codes for MKDNVKHQGIIKPTQKEAEDAVRTLLRWAGDDPEREGLLDTPKRVAKSYKEFFRGYEEDPRQTLSRTFEEVCGYDEMIVLRDIPFESHCEHHMAPIIGRAHVGYLPDQRVVGISKLARVVETYAKRLQVQEKMTAQIADCIQEVLEPLGVGVIIQATHECMSTRGVHTHGVSMVTSRMVGAFRKDDKTRREFLAVVGTFDSHKG